One segment of Allorhodopirellula heiligendammensis DNA contains the following:
- a CDS encoding MBL fold metallo-hydrolase produces MISRKPIFPGVIELNFQAGEVLGCNLYLIYDQDEWVLIDIGYEETVDDYIQIIRDLDFPLSRCQTLIATHADVDHIQGLAKAKQALKTTVTAHPNAVEPLQNGDTLKTLALIEAQNLRLEMPPVQIDHVVNDGDMIRVGKLELEVWHTPGHTDSQLAFRLGDVLFSGDNVYRDGCIGAIDAHHGSDIKAFLRSLRRIRDSDVRWLAPSHGPIFAKDTAMLDKVIARVEGYLHMADFGTLAEDWPLMDAWDEEVAQGTLPDGLELPS; encoded by the coding sequence ATGATATCTCGCAAACCCATTTTTCCAGGTGTCATCGAGCTGAATTTTCAAGCCGGTGAAGTACTTGGTTGCAACCTGTACCTCATTTACGATCAAGACGAGTGGGTTTTGATTGATATTGGGTACGAAGAAACGGTGGATGACTACATCCAGATCATTCGCGATTTGGATTTCCCGCTCTCACGCTGCCAGACGTTGATCGCCACTCATGCCGACGTGGACCACATTCAGGGTTTGGCGAAAGCCAAACAGGCACTGAAAACCACCGTGACCGCGCATCCCAATGCGGTCGAGCCGCTGCAGAATGGCGACACATTGAAGACGCTCGCCCTGATCGAGGCCCAGAATTTGCGGTTGGAAATGCCGCCGGTCCAGATCGATCATGTGGTCAATGATGGCGACATGATTCGCGTGGGCAAGTTGGAGTTGGAAGTCTGGCATACTCCCGGTCACACCGACAGCCAACTGGCGTTTCGCTTGGGCGATGTTCTGTTTTCAGGAGATAATGTCTACCGCGACGGATGCATCGGCGCGATTGACGCTCATCACGGCAGCGACATCAAAGCCTTTCTCCGATCACTCCGGCGGATTCGAGACAGCGACGTCCGCTGGCTCGCCCCTAGTCATGGCCCCATTTTTGCCAAAGACACGGCAATGCTTGACAAGGTAATCGCTCGTGTCGAGGGATACCTTCACATGGCGGATTTCGGGACGCTTGCCGAGGATTGGCCGCTGATGGATGCCTGGGACGAAGAGGTGGCCCAAGGCACGCTCCCCGACGGCCTGGAATTGCCGAGCTAA
- the thiS gene encoding sulfur carrier protein ThiS: MITITVNGDSTQIDRPMTIDELILHVDVPKNYLAVEVNEDVVPRDQHGQHLIADGDRVEFVTLVGGG, from the coding sequence ATGATCACAATCACAGTGAATGGTGACTCCACGCAAATCGATCGTCCGATGACGATCGACGAGCTGATTCTGCACGTCGACGTGCCTAAGAACTACTTGGCCGTCGAGGTCAACGAGGACGTCGTGCCGCGTGATCAACATGGGCAACACTTGATCGCCGACGGCGACCGAGTCGAGTTCGTGACGCTCGTCGGCGGCGGTTAG
- a CDS encoding sugar phosphate isomerase/epimerase family protein has translation MPRPVTLFTGQWADLPIEELAAMTSDFGFDGIELACWGDHFEVDRALAEDDYCDQKHALLAKHNLQCHAISAHLAGQAVLDLIDERHKSILPAHVYGDGDPAGVNARAAEELANTARAAQKFGVDVVNGFTGSSIWHLLYSFPPVPAKMLDAGFDLLAERFNPILDVFGQCGVRFALEVHPTEIAFDIYTAQRALEALDHRPEFGFNFDPSHLIWQGIDPVEFIRAFPDRIYHVHIKDAIVTLDGKSGINCSHLNFGDPRRGWDFRSPGRGGVNFEEIIRALNVIGYDGPLSIEWEDSGMERTFGAREACAFTKKLDFSPSNVAFDAAFDEAS, from the coding sequence ATGCCTCGTCCAGTCACCCTGTTTACCGGTCAATGGGCCGATTTGCCAATCGAAGAACTCGCGGCGATGACCTCGGATTTTGGCTTTGACGGCATTGAACTTGCCTGCTGGGGCGATCACTTCGAAGTTGACCGAGCACTCGCTGAAGATGACTACTGCGACCAAAAACACGCCTTGCTGGCCAAACACAACCTGCAGTGCCACGCGATCAGCGCCCACTTGGCCGGCCAAGCCGTATTGGACCTGATCGATGAGCGGCACAAGTCGATTCTTCCGGCCCACGTGTACGGCGACGGAGACCCCGCTGGGGTAAATGCTCGCGCCGCTGAGGAACTTGCCAATACTGCTCGCGCAGCCCAGAAATTCGGCGTCGATGTCGTTAACGGTTTCACAGGCAGCAGCATCTGGCACTTGCTCTACTCCTTCCCTCCGGTCCCCGCAAAAATGCTCGACGCCGGATTTGACCTCCTCGCCGAGCGATTCAATCCTATTCTCGACGTGTTCGGACAATGTGGTGTGCGTTTTGCCCTGGAAGTCCACCCCACCGAAATCGCCTTTGACATCTACACGGCCCAGCGTGCCCTCGAAGCCCTCGACCATCGCCCTGAATTTGGATTCAACTTTGACCCCAGCCATCTGATCTGGCAGGGGATCGATCCTGTCGAATTTATCCGCGCATTTCCTGATCGCATTTATCACGTTCATATCAAAGACGCGATCGTGACTCTCGATGGCAAGTCCGGGATCAACTGCAGCCACTTGAACTTTGGCGACCCGCGGCGGGGCTGGGATTTCCGTAGCCCGGGCCGAGGCGGTGTGAATTTTGAGGAGATCATCCGCGCTCTCAACGTCATCGGCTACGATGGTCCGTTGTCGATCGAGTGGGAAGATTCTGGAATGGAACGCACCTTTGGAGCGCGAGAAGCCTGTGCGTTCACCAAAAAACTCGATTTCTCGCCTTCCAACGTGGCCTTCGATGCCGCCTTCGACGAAGCCTCATGA
- the aroE gene encoding shikimate dehydrogenase has translation MICVSLGRARHQRMIAEHQFLVEQGAQLVELRLDYITRAVNLKRLVGDRPGPVVLTARRKEDGGRWEKSEQERLMLLRSAIATGVEYVDIEADVAAQIPRYGSTKRIISYHDFSGTPDELEEIHAAMAEEDADIVKIATMANTFSDNVRMIKLVQNAKIPTIGICMGEMGMITRILSNRVGSPFTYATFSADKKLAPGQINWKEMNNVYHYESINPQTSLFGVIADPVGHSHSPLIHNSAFIDAGLNARYLPLRVPKDDLQTFMNHCHSIGIEGISITIPHKEAALDYCTQAEASATGIGAINTMIFNGEERLGYNTDYRAAMDCIEETFSLQRGQENSMQGKVALILGAGGVSRAIAWGLRQRKCDVYVSSRTEERSQLLAHEIGCNTIPWDQRHEVKAHLLVNGTPVGMHPNVDVSPYNMSSINEYMVVFDTVYNPENTVLIKYAKQTGARLITGVDMFVRQAAYQFRLFTGQDAPTDLMRAKIKQATNPVRIN, from the coding sequence ATGATTTGTGTCAGCCTCGGCCGTGCCCGCCATCAACGAATGATCGCCGAACATCAATTTTTGGTTGAGCAGGGCGCTCAGCTTGTCGAATTGCGGTTGGACTACATCACTCGTGCGGTCAACCTCAAACGGCTGGTCGGAGACCGCCCTGGCCCCGTCGTACTCACGGCTCGGCGAAAGGAAGACGGGGGGCGATGGGAGAAATCGGAACAGGAACGCTTGATGCTGCTCCGCAGCGCGATTGCCACTGGCGTGGAATACGTCGACATCGAAGCCGATGTGGCGGCCCAGATACCTCGCTACGGCTCGACGAAGCGAATTATCAGCTACCACGACTTCAGTGGCACGCCCGATGAACTGGAGGAAATTCATGCCGCCATGGCAGAGGAGGACGCTGATATCGTCAAAATTGCGACGATGGCGAATACTTTTTCCGACAATGTGCGGATGATTAAGCTCGTGCAAAATGCCAAGATCCCCACGATCGGCATCTGCATGGGGGAAATGGGCATGATCACCCGGATCCTCTCCAATCGGGTCGGGTCGCCGTTCACGTACGCGACCTTCAGTGCGGATAAAAAACTCGCTCCAGGCCAAATCAATTGGAAGGAGATGAACAATGTCTACCACTATGAGTCGATCAATCCCCAGACCTCACTGTTTGGCGTCATTGCCGATCCCGTGGGACATAGCCACAGCCCCTTGATTCATAACTCGGCTTTCATCGATGCGGGGTTGAACGCCCGCTACCTACCTCTGCGAGTTCCCAAAGACGACTTGCAAACCTTCATGAACCATTGCCATAGCATTGGGATTGAGGGGATCAGCATCACGATCCCCCACAAGGAAGCTGCCTTGGACTACTGTACTCAGGCGGAAGCGAGCGCCACGGGGATCGGTGCTATCAACACGATGATTTTCAATGGCGAGGAGCGACTGGGTTACAATACCGACTACCGGGCGGCGATGGACTGCATCGAAGAGACCTTCTCATTGCAGCGTGGCCAAGAAAATTCGATGCAGGGAAAAGTGGCACTGATCCTGGGCGCCGGGGGCGTTTCCCGGGCGATCGCCTGGGGGCTGCGACAACGCAAATGCGACGTTTATGTCTCCTCACGGACGGAGGAACGCAGTCAATTGCTCGCTCACGAGATTGGCTGCAACACCATTCCTTGGGACCAGCGCCATGAGGTCAAAGCGCACCTGCTCGTCAATGGCACGCCCGTGGGGATGCACCCCAATGTTGACGTCTCGCCCTACAATATGAGCTCGATCAACGAGTACATGGTCGTCTTCGATACCGTCTACAACCCCGAGAACACCGTGCTGATCAAGTACGCAAAACAAACCGGAGCGAGATTGATCACGGGCGTTGACATGTTCGTCCGGCAAGCCGCCTATCAATTCAGATTGTTCACCGGCCAAGACGCTCCCACGGACCTGATGCGAGCCAAAATCAAACAAGCCACCAACCCTGTGCGAATCAACTGA
- a CDS encoding outer membrane protein assembly factor BamB family protein: MQVKNTDRWNFATALLAIIACLLAATAHAEAPAAGQLPTWTMARADSGASGAIDRTLPGNLRLLWELKTAEPIETTPISDGLSVFVTDVMGGVEAIDLRSGKSQWRRDFDTGFVSSPGLFLPDSLSSQNQLTAPIPVISAPPRKSVEGGDPTSDADRALLVVGDVEGNVEALDPSTGETRWKYSTEGEISAAPSFFAVPRGDNYEIRVLQSSQDGSLYCLAAEDGALIWEYETGDQIRCSPSIASGKTFLGGCDGQLHVIDLATGEAAREPLPLGGPTGSTPAVSGDEVFLPIMDGTVFAFNPSSGDVRWRFEDPDRPQEYRSSAAVGVDRIIVSSQNKHVDAINRATGKQMWRKTLRRRADASPLIAGDDVWIASTAGLLLRLSIADGTEKWSFESRGKFMAAPAIIGNRLVIADDDGVVRCFGT, encoded by the coding sequence ATGCAAGTCAAAAACACGGACCGTTGGAACTTCGCCACCGCACTGTTGGCAATCATAGCCTGTTTGCTGGCGGCAACTGCCCATGCTGAAGCGCCCGCTGCTGGACAACTGCCGACCTGGACCATGGCCCGCGCTGACAGCGGCGCCAGCGGTGCGATTGACCGCACATTGCCCGGCAATCTCCGTTTGTTGTGGGAGCTTAAAACAGCGGAGCCGATCGAGACGACGCCTATCAGCGACGGATTGAGCGTGTTCGTCACCGATGTGATGGGAGGGGTGGAGGCCATCGACCTCCGCTCGGGCAAGTCCCAGTGGCGACGAGATTTTGATACTGGTTTCGTGTCCTCTCCCGGGCTATTTTTGCCGGATTCGCTGTCATCCCAGAATCAGTTGACCGCGCCCATTCCGGTCATCTCCGCTCCGCCCCGTAAGAGCGTCGAGGGAGGAGACCCGACCTCTGATGCAGACCGTGCGCTGCTTGTGGTGGGGGACGTCGAGGGCAACGTCGAGGCGCTCGATCCCAGCACTGGTGAAACCCGATGGAAATACTCCACCGAGGGTGAGATCAGTGCTGCCCCGTCATTTTTCGCTGTTCCGCGTGGCGACAACTACGAAATTCGAGTGCTGCAATCCAGCCAAGACGGAAGTCTGTACTGTCTCGCCGCCGAGGACGGTGCTTTGATTTGGGAATATGAAACTGGGGATCAAATCCGCTGTTCGCCCTCCATCGCGTCGGGGAAAACATTTCTGGGGGGCTGTGACGGCCAGCTCCACGTGATCGATCTCGCCACAGGTGAGGCCGCTCGCGAGCCCCTGCCGCTCGGTGGCCCCACCGGTAGCACGCCCGCGGTCAGCGGTGACGAGGTCTTCCTGCCGATCATGGACGGTACAGTGTTTGCGTTCAATCCAAGCTCCGGCGACGTCCGTTGGAGATTTGAAGACCCTGACCGGCCGCAGGAGTACCGCAGCAGTGCCGCCGTCGGAGTCGACCGCATCATTGTGTCGAGTCAAAATAAGCATGTCGACGCGATTAACCGTGCGACAGGCAAACAAATGTGGCGGAAAACCCTGCGACGGCGTGCCGATGCTTCACCGTTGATAGCGGGCGACGATGTATGGATCGCGTCGACGGCCGGTTTGCTGCTACGATTGTCTATTGCAGACGGCACGGAAAAGTGGTCGTTTGAGTCGCGTGGCAAATTCATGGCTGCACCCGCCATTATCGGTAACCGCCTGGTGATTGCCGATGACGATGGTGTTGTCCGCTGTTTTGGGACTTGA
- a CDS encoding coproporphyrinogen-III oxidase family protein, giving the protein MTSTSSDDKTEVGSVFISNYPPYSQWSAEALDDVRSAMDSPPANDNPLGLYLHIPFCRKRCKFCYFKVFTDVKAAEVQRYVDALCNEISMVSKLPVMGERPFRFVYFGGGTPSFLSPKQLTKLADRLHEHITWDGAEEVTFECEPGTLSETKVKTLREKLGVTRISLGIENFNDTLLEENGRAHLSKQVFAAWEWIEAAQFPNVNIDLIAGMVGETWENWRDNIRRTIEMSPESVTIYQMELPFNTIYSKDMLGNQTESPVAPWQLKRDWVDFAFDELIAAGYKVSSGYTLVKDTGKVNFSYRDNLWQGADLIATGIASFGHVRGVHYQNLPHMPAYLETIEAGNLPLGRGYVPTPQQSLIREMILLLKRGFLERDYFRDKFGADIVAQWSDVWQQYVEQGMVVIDGNQIRLTREGLLRVDSLLSAFFEPEHQNVRYT; this is encoded by the coding sequence ATGACGAGCACCTCGAGCGACGACAAGACCGAAGTGGGTAGTGTCTTCATTTCCAACTACCCACCTTATAGCCAATGGAGTGCCGAGGCGCTCGACGATGTTCGTTCTGCGATGGATTCGCCGCCAGCCAACGACAATCCGCTCGGCCTCTATCTGCATATCCCCTTTTGTCGCAAACGATGCAAGTTTTGCTATTTCAAAGTCTTCACGGACGTCAAGGCAGCCGAGGTTCAGCGATACGTGGATGCGCTGTGTAACGAGATTTCAATGGTCAGCAAGCTGCCCGTCATGGGCGAGCGACCATTTCGCTTCGTTTATTTCGGCGGCGGCACCCCGAGTTTTCTGTCCCCGAAGCAGTTGACCAAGCTAGCAGATCGGTTGCATGAACATATTACTTGGGACGGCGCCGAAGAGGTCACATTCGAATGCGAGCCAGGGACACTGAGTGAAACGAAGGTCAAAACGCTGCGAGAAAAACTGGGCGTCACTCGCATCAGCTTGGGGATCGAGAATTTCAACGACACATTGCTCGAAGAGAACGGGCGTGCGCACCTGTCCAAGCAGGTTTTTGCCGCCTGGGAATGGATCGAGGCGGCTCAGTTTCCCAATGTGAACATTGATTTGATCGCCGGCATGGTGGGCGAAACTTGGGAGAATTGGCGAGATAATATTCGCCGCACCATCGAGATGTCGCCGGAGAGTGTGACGATCTACCAAATGGAGTTGCCGTTCAACACGATCTATAGCAAGGACATGCTCGGCAATCAAACCGAGAGCCCTGTCGCGCCTTGGCAGTTGAAGCGGGACTGGGTCGATTTTGCCTTCGATGAATTGATCGCGGCAGGGTACAAGGTCAGCAGCGGATATACGCTTGTCAAAGATACCGGCAAGGTCAATTTTTCTTACCGCGACAATCTATGGCAAGGCGCCGATCTGATTGCTACGGGCATCGCGAGCTTCGGACATGTCCGCGGCGTGCATTACCAGAATCTGCCGCACATGCCGGCCTATCTCGAGACGATCGAGGCGGGCAACCTACCGTTGGGTCGAGGTTACGTCCCGACGCCGCAACAGTCCTTGATTCGCGAGATGATCCTGCTGCTCAAACGAGGCTTTCTTGAGCGAGATTACTTCCGCGATAAGTTTGGTGCGGATATCGTCGCCCAGTGGTCCGATGTTTGGCAGCAATACGTCGAGCAAGGCATGGTGGTGATTGATGGCAATCAGATTCGCTTGACTCGCGAAGGGTTGCTGCGAGTTGATTCACTGTTATCCGCATTCTTTGAGCCCGAGCATCAAAACGTGCGCTACACCTGA
- a CDS encoding protein kinase domain-containing protein, which translates to MKSDKTSAEDASEVGGACNEPELRPGTTWQRISGGPDGAAFVSAGSGRGGEMPHPALIKELRVLSGIAGNPARLSDLRWRLRLIELAAHPSIRSVLAESLDQNPPTIILSLPGDIDPRRHRLSDQIDGLSPRHRIALATDLVDALAAAHRVGLRQESRLVECILAAPGSNGEFITAIDLTGLQVGEHMGATQQVLPTSRDVELDELRTLMRALLLPIFTTVSGISPTSWGREIDWDDLQSLIANDEEHDESSPPTLSRWQQLFSKGSLATENDFAHDSGANRNSGGDRGDGVNADLRERDLAERDIGEPNIGEQCTEEIIRRDSDPTVTLGGEITPAMTQPVPGSGRPPSQAGMVPGQLGRFRIEELIGEGGMGRVYRGVDLANNRDVAIKVLRRHRAEVARSVSRFRKEARLLADVQNDHVTRLIEVGEDRGYHFLAMEYIDGIDLKRWFSAHSHLDEPTALKLVADISRALVDAHARDVIHRDIKPENVLLQFIGDASLSTAYRDRPLSDFRVKLTDFGIARHIHQTTSMEKTPDGMIMGTPQYMSPEQFDSDAAVRPTADIYSLGVTLFEMLTGAPPFRAEVVMQLGTMHRHKAPPSVQKTRNEVSDLTASLVARSLAKAPSERYGDAAQFLAAIEQVLRGEATSFAAHPRAPETSQGNVWDKTKSWELASTPGELWPFVSDTHRLNHALGLPAVQYRSEFDPEVGLRQFGSFRLSGLHVAWEEHPFEWIEGQRMGILREFTSGPFKWFLSIVTFERTDRGGTRLSHQVRIAPRNLLGRFVAVVEADWKGFRNLDRVYQRIDRVIQQRRFVCDGTDPFEKPARISKGQRTRLEERIARVINDGIAPDIAEKLGNWIRTGASQELAAIHPLQLAETLQVDAQSMVDTCLVAAHRGLLQLRWDILCPTCRAPAATTAHLSEIATHTACPACDVEFQSNVENAIEMVFRVHPEIRQANDSQYCIGGPEHAPHVVAQMRIEPHERLTLPLDLSSGDYLIRGPRLPRTQSIRVRDTSAPSSLERTLSEIGGDIHVPVLRRGQQSITLTNDFDTLHVVRLERSISRDDVVTATAAASMPKFRELFTNQSLSSENPVSSEQVTLLAISINNIDAISAKLGDIEVYQCTHDLISLAKNTVAAHRGSVTRTMGEKLLAAFDRREQAVQAAVQIRDEWQSHIPPLDSQLDLQIGIGIHCGATLVTTENDRLDYYGTSVRAVSALANQCGGNTLLTEVVASDPEVTALLPWNMELDTIHLPGIGATRVRRLGQV; encoded by the coding sequence ATGAAGTCAGATAAAACCAGTGCGGAAGATGCGTCCGAGGTTGGCGGAGCATGCAACGAACCGGAGTTGCGTCCGGGGACGACGTGGCAACGCATCTCGGGCGGCCCCGATGGGGCTGCATTTGTCTCAGCAGGCTCCGGTCGGGGTGGCGAAATGCCACACCCCGCCCTCATCAAAGAGCTGCGCGTGCTGTCTGGAATTGCCGGAAACCCAGCCCGTTTAAGTGACTTGCGATGGCGTCTGCGGCTGATCGAGCTCGCAGCGCATCCCTCAATTCGCAGCGTTCTCGCAGAGTCACTCGATCAAAACCCGCCAACGATCATACTCTCCCTGCCAGGGGATATCGATCCGCGGAGGCACCGCCTGAGCGATCAAATCGACGGGCTTTCACCCCGTCATCGCATCGCCTTGGCGACAGATCTCGTCGATGCCCTCGCAGCCGCCCATCGTGTCGGCTTGCGTCAGGAAAGCCGGCTCGTCGAGTGCATCCTCGCCGCTCCTGGTAGCAACGGTGAATTCATCACCGCAATTGACCTTACGGGGCTGCAGGTTGGTGAGCACATGGGAGCTACGCAGCAGGTTTTACCAACCTCACGCGACGTCGAGCTGGACGAATTGCGCACGCTGATGCGAGCGTTATTACTGCCCATCTTCACAACCGTCTCTGGCATCTCACCTACCTCCTGGGGGCGTGAAATTGACTGGGATGACCTTCAATCGCTCATCGCCAATGATGAGGAACACGATGAATCCAGCCCTCCAACGCTGTCACGCTGGCAGCAGTTATTCTCAAAGGGATCGCTGGCGACTGAGAATGATTTCGCTCACGACTCGGGGGCGAATCGGAACAGCGGCGGCGACCGTGGCGACGGCGTCAATGCTGACCTACGAGAGCGTGACCTCGCGGAGCGTGACATTGGGGAACCCAACATTGGGGAGCAATGCACCGAAGAAATAATCCGCCGAGATTCCGATCCGACCGTGACGCTCGGTGGAGAGATCACACCTGCCATGACTCAGCCAGTACCTGGGTCTGGCAGGCCCCCGTCGCAGGCAGGCATGGTCCCTGGCCAACTCGGTCGCTTCCGGATTGAGGAGCTCATTGGCGAAGGTGGGATGGGAAGAGTTTATCGCGGGGTCGATCTCGCGAACAACCGTGATGTGGCGATTAAAGTGCTTCGTCGCCACCGGGCGGAAGTTGCTCGGTCGGTGAGTCGATTTCGCAAAGAGGCTCGACTGCTCGCCGACGTTCAGAATGACCATGTGACGAGACTGATCGAGGTAGGCGAGGACCGTGGATACCACTTTCTTGCCATGGAATATATTGACGGAATCGATCTGAAGCGATGGTTTTCGGCACATTCGCACTTAGATGAACCAACGGCATTGAAGCTCGTGGCCGATATCTCGCGAGCCCTGGTCGACGCGCACGCGCGTGACGTGATACATCGCGACATCAAGCCCGAGAATGTGCTCCTGCAATTCATCGGAGATGCCTCACTTTCGACCGCGTACCGTGACCGGCCATTGAGCGACTTCCGTGTCAAGCTGACCGATTTTGGGATTGCCCGTCACATCCATCAGACAACATCCATGGAGAAGACTCCCGACGGCATGATCATGGGTACGCCTCAATACATGTCGCCCGAACAGTTTGACAGCGATGCGGCAGTGAGGCCGACGGCCGACATCTATTCATTGGGCGTGACTCTATTCGAAATGCTTACCGGCGCGCCGCCATTTCGTGCTGAGGTGGTCATGCAACTGGGAACGATGCATCGCCACAAGGCTCCTCCATCGGTACAAAAAACACGCAACGAGGTATCGGACCTGACGGCCTCGTTGGTTGCTCGTAGTTTGGCGAAAGCCCCCTCTGAGCGGTATGGTGATGCAGCTCAGTTCCTCGCGGCGATCGAACAAGTGTTGCGGGGCGAAGCGACGTCGTTTGCCGCACACCCGCGTGCACCGGAGACTTCGCAGGGAAACGTCTGGGACAAAACGAAATCCTGGGAGCTGGCGAGTACTCCCGGAGAGCTGTGGCCGTTTGTTTCGGACACCCATCGTCTCAATCATGCCCTGGGATTGCCCGCGGTTCAATATCGCAGCGAATTTGATCCGGAAGTGGGGCTGAGGCAGTTCGGCTCTTTCCGCCTGTCTGGCCTGCATGTGGCGTGGGAAGAGCACCCTTTCGAATGGATCGAAGGGCAACGAATGGGAATATTGCGGGAGTTTACCTCGGGTCCGTTTAAGTGGTTCTTGAGCATTGTCACGTTCGAGCGAACGGACCGTGGTGGCACCAGACTTTCTCATCAAGTTCGCATCGCTCCTCGAAACCTGCTGGGTCGATTCGTCGCGGTCGTCGAAGCTGATTGGAAGGGTTTTCGTAATCTCGACCGCGTCTACCAGCGAATCGATCGCGTGATCCAGCAGCGGCGATTCGTCTGTGATGGTACCGATCCTTTTGAAAAGCCAGCACGGATATCCAAGGGCCAGCGAACTCGGCTCGAAGAGCGAATCGCTCGCGTGATTAACGATGGCATCGCACCGGATATCGCAGAGAAGCTGGGCAATTGGATTCGTACGGGAGCGTCGCAGGAACTCGCCGCCATCCACCCCTTGCAGCTGGCCGAGACGCTGCAGGTTGATGCTCAATCCATGGTCGATACGTGCCTCGTCGCAGCACATCGAGGTTTACTGCAACTGCGCTGGGACATCTTGTGCCCCACCTGCCGCGCCCCCGCAGCGACAACAGCCCATTTATCGGAGATCGCTACCCATACCGCTTGTCCCGCATGCGACGTGGAATTTCAATCCAATGTTGAAAATGCCATCGAGATGGTATTCCGCGTTCATCCGGAGATCCGTCAGGCGAATGACTCACAGTACTGTATCGGCGGACCAGAACATGCACCTCATGTTGTCGCCCAAATGCGGATCGAACCGCATGAGCGTCTCACGTTGCCGCTGGATCTTTCCAGCGGCGATTACTTGATTCGCGGTCCGCGCCTACCACGTACCCAGTCGATTCGCGTGCGTGACACGAGTGCCCCGAGCTCGCTCGAACGAACTCTATCGGAAATTGGCGGCGATATTCATGTGCCCGTGTTACGACGTGGTCAACAGTCGATCACGTTGACCAATGATTTTGACACGCTCCACGTCGTGCGATTGGAACGTTCGATTTCACGCGACGATGTAGTGACAGCGACGGCAGCCGCATCAATGCCCAAGTTCCGTGAGCTGTTTACCAATCAATCGCTGTCCAGCGAAAATCCAGTTTCGTCTGAGCAAGTCACTCTACTGGCCATCTCAATTAACAATATCGACGCCATCTCGGCGAAATTAGGCGACATAGAAGTCTACCAGTGCACACACGACCTCATTTCGCTAGCGAAGAATACGGTAGCTGCCCATCGTGGGTCCGTAACGCGAACCATGGGTGAAAAGCTATTGGCGGCGTTCGATCGTCGCGAGCAAGCGGTTCAGGCAGCTGTGCAAATCCGGGACGAATGGCAGTCACACATCCCGCCCCTTGATTCACAGCTCGATTTGCAGATTGGCATTGGAATTCATTGCGGTGCCACACTCGTCACGACGGAAAATGATCGCCTCGACTACTATGGCACATCCGTCCGGGCCGTCAGTGCACTGGCCAACCAGTGCGGTGGCAATACATTGCTCACCGAAGTAGTAGCGAGCGACCCCGAAGTGACTGCATTGCTGCCATGGAACATGGAGCTCGACACAATCCATCTGCCCGGGATCGGCGCCACGCGCGTCCGCCGTCTTGGTCAGGTGTAG